The DNA segment TCTATGAACTAATTGGACCATTAGCGGCTAAGTTTGCTTTGAAACAAGCAAATGAAATCCATGTTTAATATAAAAACAATGTCCTCAAAAGACATTGTTTTTTAGTGTATACCTACTTAGCTTCTTCTAAATAAGAAATCTTTTTACCCATTTTCTTAGCGTAAGCAATCTCTGATTTTGTACTATCGCCGATATAACCATTTTTATTAATCACAAAGATTTCATCCGCCATATCAATTTTTCTTTTATGCATATCATCTAACATTTCTTTGGTTTTCGTCAAAGTACCCTCATCCATCTTTTCCCAAACCTCATTATCACCAGAATGACCAAATAAGCCAACACCAATCACAATCTTACCAGCTAAAGTAAGATTCTTTTGTACTTGCATAAATTCATCTTCGAAACGAGTACTTCCACACAATGTGACAACCTGATATTTTCCTACCATACCATCCTCCTATTAACCAATATGTTTTGGTAAGTTGATTGGAACCACCTTCTTTTCTTCTTCTAGTCTTAATGAAATGTCCGGATACCAAGCCGGTCTTGATAATAAACTTGTTTTCTTTTGGATCCATCGGACAAGCCAAAATGGTGCTGTTACTTGCACAATAATCAACAATAATGTATAAGAAGATCCTAATACATTAAATAATGTTTCTAAGAAAGTTCCTTCAAAAGGAATAGAAATAAACATAAAGTTCGTATCTAAAAAGATATTCAAAATCCAACTCACCACACAAAAGGCAGACACATAAAGAGCATATAAATCAAAGTCTTGTTTCTGAATTTTAAAATAGCCGCTTCGATTCATCAATATACCAATATAAACCATGCAACCATGATAGAAAAAACTATGTACACATAAGAAATGCAAAGCTGGATAGAGTAATAAAGAAGAA comes from the Bulleidia sp. zg-1006 genome and includes:
- a CDS encoding YwaF family protein, with product MMEFLMKCWGMFVAPRGTYEAAGMFSWGHWLLLAMTIIGVTIALKKTLQLPYKQIENIIHNLIVLLTILEIIKIYFNFRIGNAAILTAWVPMYYCTICIYAGWLMIYGQGTWKYCGEVFLATGSLVGGSCFLLYPSSSLLLYPALHFLCVHSFFYHGCMVYIGILMNRSGYFKIQKQDFDLYALYVSAFCVVSWILNIFLDTNFMFISIPFEGTFLETLFNVLGSSYTLLLIIVQVTAPFWLVRWIQKKTSLLSRPAWYPDISLRLEEEKKVVPINLPKHIG